From Anas platyrhynchos isolate ZD024472 breed Pekin duck chromosome 16, IASCAAS_PekinDuck_T2T, whole genome shotgun sequence, a single genomic window includes:
- the CCDC92 gene encoding coiled-coil domain-containing protein 92 isoform X1, with translation MLSLVWERLHARMATSNLENQLHSAQKNLLFLQREHANTLKGLHAEIRRLQQHCTDLTYELTVKTSDLSENGSSRSDELKRKCEDLEAQLKSKEAENNELLKELEQKNAMIMVLENTIKEREKKYLEELKMKSHKLNMLSSELEQRASTIAYLTSQLHATKKKLLSSSGTSEGTPSGSPVLSNYKPAPPKDKLPETPRRRMKKSLSTPLNPEFEEAYRIGSDSRKLLLREPVDAMPDPTPFLLARETAEVHLIKERPLVIPPIASDRASGESHSPAREKPHKAHIGVAHRIHHVAPSQPQPEVETLAVDQVNGSKVVRKHSGTDRTV, from the exons AGCGACTGCATGCCAGGATGGCAACTTCAAACCTGGAGAACCAGCTACACAGTGCCCAGAAGAATCTACTCTTTCTTCAGCGAGAGCATGCCAACACACTGAAAGGCCTGCACGCTGAGATTCGAcgcctgcagcagcactgcacag attTAACCTATGAGCTGACTGTAAAGACTTCAGATTTGTCAG AAAATGGTAGTTCAAGAAGTGATGAACTCAAAAGAAAGTGTGAAGATCTTGAAGCTcaactgaaaagcaaagaggCTGAAAACAATGAATTATTGAAAGAACTGGAACAAAAGAATGCAATGATAATGGTGCTGGAAAACACtattaaagaaagagaaaagaagtatttggaagagctaaaaatgaAAAGCCATAAGCTCAATATGCTGTCAAGTGAACTGGAGCAGAGAGCAAGCACTATTGCTTATTTAACTTCTCAACTGCACGCTACTAAGAAGAAGCTGCTGAGTTCCAGTGGGACTTCAGAGGGGACCCCTTCTGGCAGTCCAGTGTTGTCCAACTATAAGCCAGCCCCTCCCAAAGACAAACTGCCGGAGACTCCACGACGCAGAATGAAGAAGAGCCTGTCAACACCACTCAACCCTGAGTTTGAAGAGGCCTACAGAATAGGATCGGATAGCCGGAAGCTGCTGCTAAGAGAGCCTGTGGATGCCATGCCTGATCCCACTCCGTTTTTGTTGGCCAGAGAAACGGCAGAGGTCCACCTTATCAAGGAGAGGCCGTTGGTTATTCCACCAATTGCTTCAGATCGAGCATCTGGTGAATCACACAGTCCGGCCCGAGAGAAGCCACACAAGGCACACATTGGGGTGGCGCATCGCATCCACCACGTCGCGCCATCCCAGCCTCAGCCGGAGGTTGAAACGCTGGCAGTGGATCAGGTCAACGGAAGCAAAGTGGTCAGAAAGCACTCAGGGACAGACAGAACTGTTTAA
- the CCDC92 gene encoding coiled-coil domain-containing protein 92 isoform X2, translating into MATSNLENQLHSAQKNLLFLQREHANTLKGLHAEIRRLQQHCTDLTYELTVKTSDLSENGSSRSDELKRKCEDLEAQLKSKEAENNELLKELEQKNAMIMVLENTIKEREKKYLEELKMKSHKLNMLSSELEQRASTIAYLTSQLHATKKKLLSSSGTSEGTPSGSPVLSNYKPAPPKDKLPETPRRRMKKSLSTPLNPEFEEAYRIGSDSRKLLLREPVDAMPDPTPFLLARETAEVHLIKERPLVIPPIASDRASGESHSPAREKPHKAHIGVAHRIHHVAPSQPQPEVETLAVDQVNGSKVVRKHSGTDRTV; encoded by the exons ATGGCAACTTCAAACCTGGAGAACCAGCTACACAGTGCCCAGAAGAATCTACTCTTTCTTCAGCGAGAGCATGCCAACACACTGAAAGGCCTGCACGCTGAGATTCGAcgcctgcagcagcactgcacag attTAACCTATGAGCTGACTGTAAAGACTTCAGATTTGTCAG AAAATGGTAGTTCAAGAAGTGATGAACTCAAAAGAAAGTGTGAAGATCTTGAAGCTcaactgaaaagcaaagaggCTGAAAACAATGAATTATTGAAAGAACTGGAACAAAAGAATGCAATGATAATGGTGCTGGAAAACACtattaaagaaagagaaaagaagtatttggaagagctaaaaatgaAAAGCCATAAGCTCAATATGCTGTCAAGTGAACTGGAGCAGAGAGCAAGCACTATTGCTTATTTAACTTCTCAACTGCACGCTACTAAGAAGAAGCTGCTGAGTTCCAGTGGGACTTCAGAGGGGACCCCTTCTGGCAGTCCAGTGTTGTCCAACTATAAGCCAGCCCCTCCCAAAGACAAACTGCCGGAGACTCCACGACGCAGAATGAAGAAGAGCCTGTCAACACCACTCAACCCTGAGTTTGAAGAGGCCTACAGAATAGGATCGGATAGCCGGAAGCTGCTGCTAAGAGAGCCTGTGGATGCCATGCCTGATCCCACTCCGTTTTTGTTGGCCAGAGAAACGGCAGAGGTCCACCTTATCAAGGAGAGGCCGTTGGTTATTCCACCAATTGCTTCAGATCGAGCATCTGGTGAATCACACAGTCCGGCCCGAGAGAAGCCACACAAGGCACACATTGGGGTGGCGCATCGCATCCACCACGTCGCGCCATCCCAGCCTCAGCCGGAGGTTGAAACGCTGGCAGTGGATCAGGTCAACGGAAGCAAAGTGGTCAGAAAGCACTCAGGGACAGACAGAACTGTTTAA